The Candidatus Acidiferrales bacterium genomic sequence GGTTTCGTAGAAATCGTGTTTGGTTGCCGTGGGCATGGGGTTCAGGCCCTAACAGGGTGGTGAGAAACCTCCCCGCTCTGTCATTCCGAGGGTCGGCGGTCCTGGCCGACCCGAGGAATCTGCTTCCTGTTCAGTGCGGGCCATTCGGCACGCCCGGATGATATCGAGATAGTGAAAGCGAGCAAAACCTTCGGCAAGATTGGCTGTAACCGAGCGCGCCGCGCGAATCATTTGGTCGCCCAAACGTTGTTGCTCCTCACCTGGCAGCCGCTGGCAAAAAGTCTCGATGTCCCTCCGCAGCTCGCGGCACCACTTCCATACTTCCAAGTTCCTGAAATCGCTGGCCCCGCGAAACTCTTGACCCACAAACCTCTTCCCCGCATCTACTGTGGCAGAGCCAATTCCTCTTTGCACTCCCAACGCTTGCCGTCACTCCCCATCGCGCCAACACGCAGTTTCATCCCAGGCCCAGTTGAGGACAATATTCCTCATCTTTGTGAGCCACTCCATTGCCGGTAAACCAATAAACCGATCAACCAATAAACCGGTCAACTGCTAGTTCGGCTTTTTCCCCTCATCCACATCTACGAACTCAGCGTCAATGACTTCGCCTTCTTTGCCTTTTCCCTTCGGGGGTTCTTGAGGGCCCGCCTGAGGGCCGGTTTGCCCGGCGCCCGCGCTGGCGCCAGCCTTCTGGTAGAGCACCTCGGCGATCTTGTGGGTGGCCCGGGTCAGGCCCTCCAGGGCGCGGTTGATGCGGTCGAGTCCGCCCTCGGCGCTGGCGCGGCGGCACTCTTCGAGAGCGGCTTCGACGGCCTTGGCATCCCCTTCCGGGATGCGGTCGCGGTTTTCCTTGAGCAATTTCTCGGTTTGATAGACGAGGGCATCGGCGCGGTTCTTGGCTTCAATCTCCTCGAGCCGCTTGCGGTCCTCTTCGGCGTGAGCATCGGCATCCTTGCGCATCCGCTCGATTTCCTCTTTGGCAAGCCCGCTCTGGGCCGTGATGGTGATTTTCTGCTCGCGGTTGGTGCCTAGATCCTTGGCTGTCACATGCAGAATCCCGTTGGCGTCAATATCGAAGGTGACTTCGATTTGGGGCATCCCCCGCGGCGCCAGCGGAATGCCAACCAATTGGAATTTGCCGAGCGTGCGGTTGTCGTGCGCCAGCGGCCGCTCACCCTGAAGCACGTGGATTTCCACCGAAGTCTGATTGTCCGACGCCGTCGAGAAGATATCGGTCTTGCGGGTCGGGATGGTGGTGTTCCGCTGGATGAGCGCGGTGGCCACGCCGCCGAGCGTCTCAATGCCCAGCGTCAGGGGTGTCACGTCCAGCAAAAGCACGTCCTTGATCTCGCGCGAGAGGACGCCGGCCTGGATCGCCGCCCCCACCGCCACGACTTCATCCGGGTGTACGCTCTTGTTTGGCTCCTTGCCGAAGAGCTGCTTCACCACCTCCACCACCCGCGGGATGCGAGTGGACCCGCCCACCAGAACCACTTCATCAATCTTATCCGGGTTGAGCCCAGCGTCGGTGAGCGCCTGCTTGCAGGGGCCAACGGTGCGCTGAATGATCTCCTCCATCAACTGCTCGAGCTTCGCCCGGCTGAGTTTCAGCAACAGGTGCTTGGGCCCGGAAGCGTCGGCGGTGATGAACGGGAGGTTGATCTCGGTCTCCATCACCGTCGAGAGTTCGCACTTTGCCTTCTCCGCCGCTTCCCTCAGGCGCTGCAGCGCCATTTTGTCTTTCGAAAGGTCAATCCCCTGGTCTTTCTTGAATTCAGAAACGATCCAGTCCATTACCTGGACGTCAATGTCGTCGCCACCCAGGTGCGTGTCGCCGGTCGTCGCTTTCACCTGGATCAGCTCTTCGCCCACCTCGAGGATGGAGATGTCAAAGGTTCCGCCGCCAAAGTCATAAACAGCGATTGTCTCGTCTTTCTTCTTGTCCAGCCCATAAGCCAGCGCAGCGGCCGTCGGCTCGTTGATGATGCGGACGACCTCAAGCCCGGCAATTTCCCCGGCTGCTTTCGTCGCCTGCCGCTGGCTGTCGTTGAAATAGGCAGGAACGGTGATCACCGCCTTGGTGACCTTCTCGCCCAGATAATCTTCGGCCGCTTGCTTGAGCTTTTGCAGGACCATCGAGGAAATTTCAGGCGGAGAGTAGTCCTTGCCCATGATCTCGACCCGTGCGTCCCCATTTGGGCCGCCTACGATTTTAAAGGGAAGCCGCTTTCTCTCTTCGCTGACCTCTTCGGAGCGTCGCCCCATGAAGCGCTTGATGGAATAGACTGTGTTCTCCGGGTTGGTGATAGCCTGGCGCCTGGCCAACTGGCCCACCAACCGCTCGCCACTCTTGGTAAAGCCCACCACCGAGGGCGTCAGACGGCTTCCTTCCTGGTTGGGGACCACCACCGGCTCACCTGAAATGACGCAGGCAACGACCGAGAAGGTCGTCCCAAGGTCGATGCCGATAATCTTGCTCATGGAAAAGCCTCCTGAAAGCTACAACTAGCCCAAAATCTAAAGGATACGTAACATTCTTCCGGGCCACATCTTAGCAAGTAATGATTATATGAATTGAGTCCTCTCCTGTCAAGGATAATTCTATGGCTCCTCCGCAGGTTCCCAAGTTGTTCCTTTTTTGTTACTTGCGGGACAAGGCTCCTGAGAGTACCCTGGCTGGACGGCACTAACACGTGGTATGAAACTCGATAGAGCATCGGGGGCGGGGCCAGCGTACGGACGGCTATCGCCCGAAGAATTGCAGCGTCGCGCAAGCCAAGGGCTCGAACTCCTCCGGGCCTGCACCGTCTGCCCGCGCGACTGTCAGGTAAACCGGCTCGACAACGCATTTGCCGTGTGCAAGACGGGACGTTACGCCCAGGTGGCCAGCTATGGCCCGCACTTTGGCGAGGAGGATTGTCTGCGCGGGCGGCGCGGCTCCGGCACGATCTTCTTTTCCTACTGCAATCTCCGCTGCGTGTTTTGCCAGAACTTTGACATCAGTTGGAAGGGGAACGGCACCGGCGCGCCGCCCGAGCGGCTGGCGGAGATGATGCTCGAACTGCAGGACCAAGGCTGCCACAACATCAACTTGGTGACGCCGGAGCACGTCGTGCCCCAGATTTTGGAGGCGTTGGTGATGGCAGTTGCCCGGGGACTGCGCTTGCCTCTGGTGTACAACACCAGCGCTTACGATTCCATGGATAGTCTGTGGTTACTCGACGGCGTGGTGGACATCTACATGCCCGATTTCAAATTCTGGGATACGGAAATGGCGCGCAAGTATTCCCGTGCTCCCGACTATCCCGAGGTGGCTCGCCGGACGATCAAGGAGATGCACCGGCAGGTAGGTGAACTGGTGCTGGACGAAGAAGGGGTGGCGACCCGCGGGGTTCTTTTACGCCACCTGGTCATGCCGGGAAACGTGGCCGGCACGCGCGAGGTGTGCCGCTGGATCGCTCGAGAACTGAGTCTGGATACGTACGTCAACATTATGGCGCAGTATTACCCGGCGGGAAAAGTCAGCGGCACCGAATATGCCGAAATCGCTCGCCGCGTGACACCCGAGGAATATGGGCTAGCCCTCCGCGAGGCGATCGAAGCGGGCCTG encodes the following:
- the dnaK gene encoding molecular chaperone DnaK, with product MSKIIGIDLGTTFSVVACVISGEPVVVPNQEGSRLTPSVVGFTKSGERLVGQLARRQAITNPENTVYSIKRFMGRRSEEVSEERKRLPFKIVGGPNGDARVEIMGKDYSPPEISSMVLQKLKQAAEDYLGEKVTKAVITVPAYFNDSQRQATKAAGEIAGLEVVRIINEPTAAALAYGLDKKKDETIAVYDFGGGTFDISILEVGEELIQVKATTGDTHLGGDDIDVQVMDWIVSEFKKDQGIDLSKDKMALQRLREAAEKAKCELSTVMETEINLPFITADASGPKHLLLKLSRAKLEQLMEEIIQRTVGPCKQALTDAGLNPDKIDEVVLVGGSTRIPRVVEVVKQLFGKEPNKSVHPDEVVAVGAAIQAGVLSREIKDVLLLDVTPLTLGIETLGGVATALIQRNTTIPTRKTDIFSTASDNQTSVEIHVLQGERPLAHDNRTLGKFQLVGIPLAPRGMPQIEVTFDIDANGILHVTAKDLGTNREQKITITAQSGLAKEEIERMRKDADAHAEEDRKRLEEIEAKNRADALVYQTEKLLKENRDRIPEGDAKAVEAALEECRRASAEGGLDRINRALEGLTRATHKIAEVLYQKAGASAGAGQTGPQAGPQEPPKGKGKEGEVIDAEFVDVDEGKKPN
- a CDS encoding radical SAM protein yields the protein MKLDRASGAGPAYGRLSPEELQRRASQGLELLRACTVCPRDCQVNRLDNAFAVCKTGRYAQVASYGPHFGEEDCLRGRRGSGTIFFSYCNLRCVFCQNFDISWKGNGTGAPPERLAEMMLELQDQGCHNINLVTPEHVVPQILEALVMAVARGLRLPLVYNTSAYDSMDSLWLLDGVVDIYMPDFKFWDTEMARKYSRAPDYPEVARRTIKEMHRQVGELVLDEEGVATRGVLLRHLVMPGNVAGTREVCRWIARELSLDTYVNIMAQYYPAGKVSGTEYAEIARRVTPEEYGLALREAIEAGLRRLDARRPSYAVL